TAATTATTGTTTCTGGTTTAAGTCAACTATTTTGTTTTTATCCATTGATATAGACTTTTCTATTTGAATTAAATGTTAAGTTTTTGCTACCCTTCTAGCTACGGAATAGGAATGCAAGTTGTTTGGTGATAATTTTTTTAATCTGATTATGTGATAATTAATGATGTATTGTACAATACATTTGAGGAAACATTTATAACTTTTTTCAGGGAATGGAGAAAATATGAACCGGAAAACTGTTCAACCTAGGTCGCAAAGGGATGGTTTTACGGAGCAAAAACTGGTGAGATTATGTTTATAACTTTGTGTTGGCATGTTCTTTTACACAGTCACTAGGTCAGGATTTAATTTACACAAGTTATGGATGTGTggctagggctgcaaacgaaccggaCGAACACGAACAAATTCGTTCGTTAGGAAAATAAaacgtgttcacgaactgttcatgaacacttaccgaacaatttttttttgttcgtgttcgttttgTTTTTGTTCGTTAATTTTAGGTAATGAACGCAAATGAACACAAGCAagcgttcgtgttcgttcattaactaaacaaacgaaatttcttgttcgtgtttgttcattattTAATACATTCCCGCCAAACGATTCACAAACTGTTCGCTGAATGttcggttcatttgcagccctaatTCAAAATAGAATGTCGTAATACTCTACTTTGTCTGCGTCTTTTATGTATAAGAGAAGTTAACAAGTGTGACTAAAAGTCTAAAACAATATGGTGATTGTAGTTCATGTATGAAGCTGGGCAAACGTCTTCTAAACAAGTTTACGGGACACCTATGAAGACACTATTAGCTAAAGAAATGTTGAATGAAACGTCAGCCAAAAAGCGATCACCAAGTCTTATAGCGAAGCTAATGGGTCTAGATGGACTACCATCTCCCCAACCTCTTCACAAACAACAAAAAAAGGCGTCTGAGAATTCCAAGAGTACGCCCAAAAGGAACGAACAGTCATATAATCATCAGTCAGATAGGAAGACCACAGTGGAACAACAACATTTCAAAGACGTTTATGAAGATCCAGAAGCATCACATGTCGGAAATCAACTTTATTCGCCACAATTCACTGCAAAACGAAGATCCACAAAGCTGGAATTAGGGTACATCCAGGAAAGATGTGACGAAATGCTTCGGGAGTCCATTGCAATTAAAAACAAACTTGAAAGAGTAGATTCGAACTCAGATTTGATGTTGAGTTTTCTGCATAAGGATCAACAAGACATCCCTTACGGTTATCTCTGCAACCAGATAACAGTTTTAAAGCCGTCAAATGCTGTCAGACATGCGTCGTCCAACGGCAAAGTATTGAAAGAAACAATGAACTATCGTGTTCCTGTTTCTCATCAAAGAAATGAATCATGTCACAGTAATCATAACTTCCGTAAATCATCTAGATATCAGCCAGAAAGGAAAGACGCAAACGCCATTTCTCCTACAAGAATCGTAGTCCTTAAGCCAAATGTTGCAAAGATCTACAATGATACAGAATCAGAATTATATACGGGCCCACCGAGCGAATTCAGGTCTTCCAGGCACAAGTCCAAAGAAGCTAGAGATATCGCAAGGCAAATTACTAGTCAAATGAAAGAAGGTTTCGAAAGCGGGCATATTAATTTATTTGATTCTGGTTTTCTAGAATATGCAAGTGCATCCGCTAGTGAATCGGAAATGATGGCCGTTTCTTCACGTAATTCATTTCACCAAAGTACGAGGGCGGTGAGGCACAGGCGTTCACACTCAAATATGTCTGAATCTGCAATGATTAAGGAGGCAAAGAAGAGAATGTCACAAAGGTGGAAAACTCATGGATATAAAGATATGGGAATGGTCGGTAAAAGCAGTACACTGGAAGAAATGCTTTCGGTTCCTAACAGTGAAACAAGGCATGTAAAAACTGGATATGCGGTGGGCCCGGTGGGCCCAGTTGGGGTCAGTGATGAATATGGTTGGAGAGATGACTATCTCAGAAATACATCAAGATCGAGATCTCTTTCTCCGTCTTGCCGTAACCGAAGTCATAAAACGAGTAACTATCATGAAGCAAATGCTGATGAGAAGATTATGGTACATAACGAGCCTGTTAACCGGGGTAAAAGTAAGGGGGTGAAGGGTAAATTTAGCCACCGAGAAGAATCACGGTCCATGAATTTGAGATCTTACAGTGAAAGATGTCGGTCTTCCCAACATTGCAATGCATGTAGTCATGAGTTTGGTAAAGTTTCACCAACCGAGACCTGCTTTGAGAACGAGGATCCTGTTGAGCAAGAGTTACTGATTTCTGATATTCAAAATGCTACCGCGAAGCCAACTTCTGTTATTGATGTTTGCATGCTTGGAGATGAAGATTCATTTGCTGTTGAAGAAGATAGCTTGAACTCACAGGTTTGACCTTTTGACCTTGTTGGCACTTGGCATTATGTGAAGTGTGACATAGATTGAAATACCATTCAAGAAATTAATGGCTGTTTGGTGTTGTAGGAACCATGGACTGCAAACTCACAGGGTACTGTTTGCACTCAGTTGTCTGGACCTGAGCCAGAATCTTCTGAAGGGTCTAAAGAGTTTGACCAAAATGGTCAAACTTCAGTATTGGAAGTTCCTCCTACAGAAGATGTATCATCTGGTTCCGAGTGCTTTGAGAGAGTCAGTTCTCAACTACATGGTAACTAACGTTATAAACTCCTTACTACCTTTTCTgtaaattatatattatatatatctaATCCCTCTGCCTTTTCAGAGCTCAGGAAGCAACTTCATCTGCTGAAAATGGAGTCAGGATCACATTATGATAGCCCAAACGATGAAGAAATCGAACAAAGATCATCATCGTTTACGGTTTCTGAGTCAGAAAACTGGGAATCCGCATACTTAACAGAACTGCTACAAAACTCTGGTTTCCACGACCACGACCCGTATACATTCATAACCACATTTTACTCCGTAGACTGTCCTATAGATCCATGTTTATTTGATCATCTTGAAAAGAAATACTCCCAAGATCCAGCTGTTTCAAGATCCGAAAGGCGTCTGTTTCATGATCGTGTAAACGAAGCAATGTGTGTTCTTTCCAAGATCATGCTATCAACCCCGTTAGGTCAAAGAGAGATTCAGATTGCACTGATTGAAATTGGGTTTGAAGATCAGCTGCAGAAGTTGCTTGTGAAGCAAGAAAAGGAAGCAAATGGGGAATATTATGATATATCTATGGATAACGATCCGGACTGGTTTCAACCGGTGAATGCAATTGATGTTGTGGGTAAGCAAATTGCCGAGATGTTGGTAAGTGAGTTAGTACTGGAAATTGCAAGTGGATGGTAGTTGTAGAAGTTTAGATTGTAGGCATAGAACCACGTGAACGAATAATGGGTAACAAAGAGAGAAATCAGTCAAGTTTGTAGGTTCTTTTTCTGAAATGTTCAGATATTGTAACAAGTGATGGATTTTAAATGTGATGATGCTAAACACCCTCTTATATGGTTTATGCTATTGAGCCACATTAGAACACATGATGGCCACTAAATGCCGTAGATAATTTTATTTTTCTCATTAATATCCATTTTGTTGTTGGAATTTATACGACCGTCTATAAGCCTAGACTGTCCATTTTTGACAGCTAATACCGACTGCCCAATTGGGTGTGTTTGGAACTGCTTTGAAAACCTAAACCTCTACTTATAGGGCGCCATCAATATCATGTTAACCAACGGAATCAACTTAGCTTGTGCTCTATGGATTCAAGCATAGGACTTATATAGCAAGCAGGATTCGATCCAAGTGCTATGCTAAGTAGAGTGAAAGTGCTCTAGCTAAAGCAAAGGATAAAACATTCAATATGAGGGTACCTTATCagacaaaatttcaagaaattcactttttttttttttttgtcatgcTACTTGTTAAATTTCTCATTCACTACTTCAGTGATTCTTTTATAAGAATTTTCTTTAATTTTCATTTAAATAAGTTGGGCTACTATAAATTATATTGGTAAGTGAGTATCATAGCAAACCGACCTTAGCTCAGTTGGTAGAGCGGAGGACTGTAGTGGGTATCATCTCAAAGCCATCCTTAGGTCGCTGGTTCGAATCCGGCAGGTCggattactttttattttttactttttattttttattttttactttttattttttattttttactttttattttttattttttactttttattttttattttttactttttattttttattttttattttttactttttattttttactttttattttttattttttactttttatttttttattttttactttttattttttactttttattttttattttttactttttattttttattttttattttttattttttattttttaattactgACTAAGTATAAAAAATACTCCTCTGTAACTTTTTGTAAATATATAATGGTTTCTTGTAGAGTTCGTTTCAAACTTCAAATAAAGCATTTTAAAAAGTGCTATAGAAAAGACATCGATCCAAGTAGCAGCCTGTTTTTGtacaaaaataaacataaaaagaTTGTGGTTTCATGTGTTTTCAGCCCAGCAAAATATGGCCCATCTAAACATAGCAGCAGCTGACTCACTGCCTGACCAGCTGAATTTTTTGTTTCAAACAAATTCTTGTTTTTTACTAAATTTAAGAAGAAAGATTACATATATTTACCATCATATCTAGATTTGAATATGTGAACTTAAGTCATGTTGTGAACTTTTATAGTTACCAATTAATATAATAACTTTATTGATAGTTACCTTCTAAATATTAATATCTATATTGTACAAAATTAAAGTTCAACCATCTTATTTAACAGGATCGTTGTCAACGGTTAGTTTTTAAGACGAGAGCATTTTCTCCGATTATTTTCTAAACAAAACCGTTATCTTCAATGTTCTTTTAGACGAAACAACTTTCTATATGCTACCCATAAACCATTATAAGGTCGCCGAAAAAGATTATGGTGTTGTGTAATTGATATATTACTGGAAAAAGCGTTAGAAGAATAGTTACCAACCGTAAACTTAACCTCTTAGTGTCTTACATCAAATGGTAACTAATTGTAAGTTCATCACAGTACAAAATATAAGTTTAAAATTTCACTACAATAATTTATACAAATTTATTAAATTTTATCCTGTTTCCCCAAGTAAAATTTCGCAGCTAATTCTGCCATTAATTTTGTTACAACTACTTATTTTTACTCAAAAACACTTGATGAAACAATATATATGTTGTAACATCAGTAAAAAATACCAGTTTCTTGATTTTCACTATTTCTTATCCTAATTCGCTTTGATTAttataaaaacaaacattttGGGAAGAACAAATTCAATGAAACGTTACTGTCACACCTCGGGCTTAATGATATTCCAATTTATTACTTTCTCTTTATTTATTTCTAGTCACAAGAATACTAAAGAGTTGTGTCCACCCACCTAAATCACAAATCATGTCCACAACATAACTAAAAATGGTAAAATGAACCAAAACACTCCAAGATTAAAACCACCACAACATGATCCCATAGTAATGTTACGCAACGAATCCTAATTGTTTCTTGATTTCAGAGAAATTCGAGTCCACCGGTGGTGTTGGTGTGGAGATTGTCGTGGGCGTCAACAATTTGGCGTTCTTGACCTTTGAAACGCTCGTGAGAACGCCTAGCGGTGTTACATCTCCAACCACCGTCACCTTTTTCGCCATGAAATCTATGTTGAAGGATGTTACCCCTACAAcaataattttatttttgttaGTAATTTCATCTTGAAATAAACTAAACAAAAAGATTAAGAGTTCATGTTTTATATGTATTTACATTTACATACACTATATATTTATGCAAACACTAATAGAAATACATGTGAAAGTGTGAAACACAATTTTGCATATTTACCTTCCATTTTAGATATATGTTTCCTCATTTTTCTTTCACAGCCTCTACAGTGCAATGACACTTTTAACACAACCACCTGCAAGAAAATTCATGTTATTACCATCTTTTTTATCTACAATAAATCACACCAGAATTAAAAAATAAACACTTTTTTGGAATATATATAATAACAAATATTAAAAGTTTCAAATGAAATAATGAATACTTATATCTGAAGATATGATAAATACTAGTCATTAGTTCATAAAATTAGTAAAGTATCATACTGTGTAGATCACAAtctgatttatttattttatatatagagattattataagtaaaaaaaaaacctgTTGATCGGAGGAACGTGAGGACAAAGACGACGACGTCCGTGGTGGTGTTTTGACCGGAGAAGAAGGTAAATTAGCGTCACCCTTCTTGAACAACTTCTCATCATCGGATTTATGTGTTTTCTCCGGCagcggcggtggtggcggtggtgccGGCAGCGGAACTTGTTTCAAGAGAGGATCAAACTGATCAGACAACGCTTTATCCGACAACAAAAACCTGGAAGAATTAGCAGGACTAATGAAATCACCAGGCCTTGTGCAACCCCATCCTAACAACACTCCTCCTTGTCTCCTAACAACTTGATGATTATTAATGGTAACTAACTGTTCCTCGTTGTTTTCATCAGCAAAAGCAGTAGTTTTTCTCTTTTGGTCGTTGTTGGTTTTTGTGTTTTTAGATTTCTTTTTGTTGTTAGGAGGAAGAGGAGGGGGGttgatggttgtggtggtgagtCTTTTTTGGTCTTGGATGATGGGGTTGTGGCGGTCGATTGCTCGGCCGCCTTTGgaggaggatgaggatgaggaggaggaggaggaggaggaggggtGGTGGTGGATGTCGGAATCCATGGTGGTGATGGCAGCATGTGAAGCACAAAATATACTCATAGTGATGGTGATGGTGAGGTGTGTAGTATTTTTTACAACTAAGGAGGTGGTGCTTTTGAGCTACCTATAGAATCTGTTTAATAACCACGCACACATCGCCACCGTTTTTTCAAACAAAATCCATTTGTGTTCTTTTTTTAATGACTTTAATGATGTAATAAACTTAAAGTCATTATTACGCATTTACAATTTGTATGAAGAATATATGATGTATACTTCGACTTTTGCACTGAATTTTATTATGACAAATTACATTCGTAATTTTATATTTAGTGTAAATAAATTAGGGGTTGTGTGTTTCAATTTTTAGTGAGATTTTAATGGTTAATACCTTTCGGTGACGGATCTAGAAAACTTTCATAGGGGTAACGTCTTAAAAGAAAGgtgtaacgaaatcgaaaaaaacgttaaaaaaatgtcaaaattttccaaaatttacactaccgccggatcGCCAaggggtagcggaggctaccccttctTATATGGTACATCCGCCGCTGATACCTTTTACTGTTTAGGATTTAGtggtttagactgtttgtttcgtgagcaaatgtcttaatggtttagacatttgccgCTGAATGATTAAGACCTCTTATTTGaattggtcaaacatttgcctctTAATTGTTCAAAtcttttactggttcaacacttacaCATTCAAAAGTtgacaaacagccccttaatgaTCCTAGGATAGTAACAAAAGTTCGTATGTACGTTTTTCTTAGTGACAGATCAAGCCCTATTTTGTGGGTTCATATGAATTCATTCAGTTTTAAAAAAATGGAAAGAGTTagtaaaccttgtatgatttaaaaaaaaagttatgaaaatCTATCAAAACGAACTTACTGAGAAAATTCATAGGTCTTCCACTTTTTCTACCTCATTTTTACATTCGAAATTTCTTATTTAGCGTAAATAATTCAGTTTACTTTATAAGCTTTTTTATACAACTTTAAAGAAAGATTATAAACATATTTTACCCAACCCAATAATTTGCCCCACAACTCAGCTTAAACTTATTTAAAACTACATGGTAACATAGTAACATTCGTGACAAACCACAATCCAAAACCACTATCAAAACCATAGTGAATTAGGGAAAGGGATGGTATAGTCTTACATTAATGTTCCTATATGGTAAATCATGTCCCAAGCATGATCCCTACCCCCTTTAGCCTAATACTGTTGTTTTTTTATGGAAATTTTAATAAACTTTTAAACAAGTGATTTAAACGGAGCATGTGTCAAATTTGGTTACTGTTTAATAAATTAGTTTCATAATTGTTCTATATTTAGCTCAATTCAATTTAAAAATTATTAaacttagaccatgtgtagtggtaatgccTTTACCCTTGGTCGTTTTACGTCATGCGGCAGCCCAGTCTGCAATTGGGCATTAtagggcgttttctaaaatgggtgtagtggagatgtggggcattatgttaaatgagatgtaatataattaaataaaacaaaaaccatcaaaaaatCTTATTGGACAAAGAATAGAAAGATGAAGGGTGATTAAACAAACAAGTGGGAGCAAGGGTGTGAAAAATAACACGCCAAATGCAATTTTAGATTAAAAACGCCTCTGGGGGCGTATGTGGGCGAGATTGGGAAAAAAGCGCCCCACACACGCTCGATTACGGGTGGTTTTAGGTGGTTTTGTATACTAAAATAACTAAGAgtaattttattaaataaataaataatacagAAACCTGATTACATTAAATCTATCTTAAATTTTGTAGACAACTTGCAAGTGTAACCGGTTCTCTAAAGTTAACCCACTTTTTGTTCCCACTACAGTCACGTTATATTAAGTGGTAAAAATATGAAGCATGTCAAgttttttaacaatttttttaataGAATGAGGATGTG
Above is a window of Helianthus annuus cultivar XRQ/B chromosome 14, HanXRQr2.0-SUNRISE, whole genome shotgun sequence DNA encoding:
- the LOC110904396 gene encoding uncharacterized protein LOC110904396, which produces MERDKRKKSKIPSLFGGNGENMNRKTVQPRSQRDGFTEQKLFMYEAGQTSSKQVYGTPMKTLLAKEMLNETSAKKRSPSLIAKLMGLDGLPSPQPLHKQQKKASENSKSTPKRNEQSYNHQSDRKTTVEQQHFKDVYEDPEASHVGNQLYSPQFTAKRRSTKLELGYIQERCDEMLRESIAIKNKLERVDSNSDLMLSFLHKDQQDIPYGYLCNQITVLKPSNAVRHASSNGKVLKETMNYRVPVSHQRNESCHSNHNFRKSSRYQPERKDANAISPTRIVVLKPNVAKIYNDTESELYTGPPSEFRSSRHKSKEARDIARQITSQMKEGFESGHINLFDSGFLEYASASASESEMMAVSSRNSFHQSTRAVRHRRSHSNMSESAMIKEAKKRMSQRWKTHGYKDMGMVGKSSTLEEMLSVPNSETRHVKTGYAVGPVGPVGVSDEYGWRDDYLRNTSRSRSLSPSCRNRSHKTSNYHEANADEKIMVHNEPVNRGKSKGVKGKFSHREESRSMNLRSYSERCRSSQHCNACSHEFGKVSPTETCFENEDPVEQELLISDIQNATAKPTSVIDVCMLGDEDSFAVEEDSLNSQEPWTANSQGTVCTQLSGPEPESSEGSKEFDQNGQTSVLEVPPTEDVSSGSECFERVSSQLHELRKQLHLLKMESGSHYDSPNDEEIEQRSSSFTVSESENWESAYLTELLQNSGFHDHDPYTFITTFYSVDCPIDPCLFDHLEKKYSQDPAVSRSERRLFHDRVNEAMCVLSKIMLSTPLGQREIQIALIEIGFEDQLQKLLVKQEKEANGEYYDISMDNDPDWFQPVNAIDVVGKQIAEMLVSELVLEIASGW
- the LOC110904398 gene encoding protein SODIUM POTASSIUM ROOT DEFECTIVE 2, which produces MSIFCASHAAITTMDSDIHHHPSSSSSSSSSSSSSKGGRAIDRHNPIIQDQKRLTTTTINPPPLPPNNKKKSKNTKTNNDQKRKTTAFADENNEEQLVTINNHQVVRRQGGVLLGWGCTRPGDFISPANSSRFLLSDKALSDQFDPLLKQVPLPAPPPPPPLPEKTHKSDDEKLFKKGDANLPSSPVKTPPRTSSSLSSRSSDQQVVVLKVSLHCRGCERKMRKHISKMEGVTSFNIDFMAKKVTVVGDVTPLGVLTSVSKVKNAKLLTPTTISTPTPPVDSNFSEIKKQLGFVA